One window of Chloroflexus aggregans DSM 9485 genomic DNA carries:
- a CDS encoding vWA domain-containing protein produces MLLHVQCDPQPLQLPPLTQPQVAYVHLVISTQGDRTLPLHLVVVADASRSMRIPIVDEHRFRELVRNGGAHEVLVDGVPVWQLANPLSSEARSQFSSPIDYTVRALHSVVERLTPDDRMALIACASDALVLAPSTPGHRRTDLIGAIARLPVLRLGESTNLAQGLQLALAQFVVTDEPAVRRVVLLTDGFTTDTTMCTALAREAADRSITISTIGLGNTFEETLLTQIADLSGGRASFVQEAGHIPTIISAELEHARQTTIHALSLHMTLPQTVTLRRITRLSPTLSVLTPLSTEHGRRLTLHLGDLRRGDAVRLLCEFLIAPGTAGSQRRLARLRLRSGQHEQHHDLIAHYDPRATNPPPALLPLITHATIAHLHRRATLARQQGNHETAAVLLHRLAAHLRSLGETELATLALQEASTSGQIPLPNLTTKMLTYATRRLGEAGD; encoded by the coding sequence ATGCTGTTGCATGTGCAGTGTGATCCGCAACCACTGCAATTACCACCACTGACACAGCCACAGGTGGCGTATGTTCACCTGGTGATTAGCACTCAGGGCGACCGCACGTTGCCGCTCCACCTTGTGGTGGTCGCCGATGCCAGTCGCTCGATGCGCATTCCCATTGTCGACGAGCACCGGTTTCGCGAGTTGGTGCGGAACGGTGGCGCTCACGAGGTCTTGGTCGATGGAGTACCGGTTTGGCAATTGGCAAATCCCCTAAGCAGTGAGGCACGCAGTCAATTTTCTAGTCCGATTGACTATACCGTGCGCGCATTACACAGTGTGGTTGAACGGCTCACTCCTGACGACCGGATGGCACTCATCGCCTGCGCTAGCGATGCGCTCGTCCTCGCCCCAAGCACACCCGGCCACCGACGCACCGACTTGATCGGAGCGATTGCTCGCTTGCCCGTGCTACGGCTTGGCGAGAGCACCAATCTGGCCCAAGGGTTGCAACTAGCGCTGGCCCAGTTTGTGGTCACCGATGAACCGGCAGTACGACGGGTGGTGTTACTCACCGATGGCTTCACAACGGATACCACCATGTGTACCGCATTGGCCCGCGAAGCAGCAGACCGGAGTATTACGATCAGTACGATCGGGCTTGGAAATACATTTGAAGAAACGCTCCTCACGCAGATTGCCGATCTTAGCGGTGGTCGTGCCAGTTTTGTCCAAGAGGCCGGTCATATTCCGACGATTATCTCCGCCGAGTTGGAGCATGCGCGCCAGACCACTATCCACGCGCTGAGTCTGCACATGACGTTACCGCAGACGGTGACACTACGCCGGATCACCCGCCTCTCCCCAACCTTGAGTGTACTTACGCCGTTAAGCACCGAACATGGGCGGCGCCTGACCCTACACCTCGGCGATCTGCGCCGTGGCGACGCAGTGCGCTTGCTCTGCGAATTTCTCATCGCCCCCGGCACTGCGGGGAGCCAACGCCGGCTAGCCCGCCTGCGCCTGAGGAGTGGGCAACACGAACAACACCATGACCTCATCGCGCATTACGATCCGCGCGCCACGAACCCGCCACCGGCACTATTACCACTGATTACCCACGCTACCATTGCCCACCTCCACCGGCGTGCCACCCTCGCCCGCCAGCAAGGCAACCACGAAACTGCTGCTGTTCTGCTCCACCGGCTTGCGGCCCATCTCCGCAGCCTCGGCGAAACTGAACTGGCCACGTTGGCCCTGCAGGAAGCGAGTACTTCTGGGCAAATACCACTTCCCAACTTGACAACCAAAATGCTAACCTACGCTACCCGACGACTAGGAGAAGCGGGTGATTGA
- a CDS encoding peptidylprolyl isomerase: MAKQWNSPPPMQIDPTKTYRVTMETTRGTIELDLYPQHAPMTVNNFVFLTREGFYDGLTFHRVIKDFVIQGGDPTGRGSGGPGYRFPDEVKGNPLTHEAGVISMANAGPNTNGSQFFITHTPQPHLNGRHTVFGRVVSGMDVVYAIQQGDKMTKVTVRELS; encoded by the coding sequence GTGGCTAAACAGTGGAATAGCCCGCCCCCAATGCAGATCGACCCGACCAAGACCTATCGCGTGACGATGGAGACGACGCGCGGGACGATTGAACTCGACCTCTACCCACAACATGCACCGATGACCGTCAACAATTTCGTCTTCCTCACCCGCGAAGGTTTTTACGATGGTCTCACCTTTCACCGCGTGATCAAGGATTTCGTCATTCAAGGCGGCGACCCAACCGGTCGCGGCAGTGGTGGTCCCGGCTATCGTTTTCCCGATGAGGTGAAAGGAAACCCACTCACCCACGAAGCCGGAGTCATCTCGATGGCAAACGCCGGCCCCAACACCAACGGTAGCCAATTTTTTATCACCCATACCCCTCAGCCACACCTCAACGGTCGCCATACCGTGTTTGGGCGAGTCGTGTCCGGGATGGACGTGGTCTACGCCATTCAACAAGGCGACAAGATGACCAAGGTAACGGTACGCGAATTATCGTAA
- a CDS encoding M24 family metallopeptidase — MHERLQRLRAALAERDLPAMLLTAPTSRRYLSGFTGSAGALLISAEAAFLLTDGRYTVRAAAEAPAFTLREVRAALKPMPKLVAELAVELNLTRLGFEAAAMTVAEYQQFAQVLDKTVELVATENVVEGLRMVKDAGEIELLRRAAAITDAALAAVLPALTPEMTEREAAWRIEVALHDLGADGPSFPIIVAAGRNSARPHHEPGHDRLGEGQPIIIDMGARLNGYHADLTRTIVLGQPDDTFRTVYAATLEAQQAAIRSLRPGLPWSEADAIARQVIETAGYGRGIAHSLGHGVGLAIHEAPWLRITAPDAPPGPPLQVGMVTSVEPGIYLPEWGGVRIEDLVLITEEGCELLSHAAR; from the coding sequence ATGCACGAGCGGTTACAACGGTTGCGAGCAGCTCTCGCCGAGCGTGATTTACCGGCTATGTTACTCACTGCGCCGACCAGTCGACGCTATCTCAGTGGGTTTACCGGCAGCGCCGGAGCTTTGCTGATTAGTGCCGAGGCGGCCTTTTTGTTGACCGATGGCCGGTACACGGTGCGCGCGGCGGCTGAAGCGCCGGCGTTTACGCTACGCGAAGTGCGTGCTGCCCTTAAACCGATGCCGAAATTGGTGGCTGAATTGGCGGTGGAATTGAACCTTACCCGGCTGGGGTTTGAGGCGGCCGCGATGACGGTGGCCGAGTACCAGCAGTTTGCTCAGGTGTTGGACAAGACGGTTGAACTGGTTGCAACGGAGAATGTGGTGGAAGGGTTGCGGATGGTGAAAGACGCCGGTGAGATCGAGCTTCTCCGACGTGCGGCGGCGATCACCGATGCAGCGTTGGCCGCCGTGTTGCCGGCGTTGACGCCGGAGATGACCGAGCGCGAGGCGGCGTGGCGGATCGAGGTGGCATTGCACGATCTCGGTGCAGATGGGCCATCGTTCCCGATTATTGTGGCGGCCGGTCGTAACAGTGCTCGTCCGCATCACGAGCCGGGCCATGATCGGTTGGGTGAGGGGCAGCCGATCATTATTGATATGGGGGCGCGACTTAACGGTTATCACGCCGATCTGACGCGCACTATTGTGCTTGGTCAGCCTGATGATACGTTCCGCACCGTTTATGCAGCGACGTTGGAGGCGCAGCAGGCGGCGATCCGGTCGTTGCGGCCCGGCTTGCCGTGGTCTGAGGCCGATGCGATTGCGCGTCAGGTGATTGAGACGGCCGGCTATGGTCGTGGGATTGCCCATAGTCTTGGCCACGGTGTGGGTTTGGCGATCCACGAGGCGCCGTGGCTGCGAATAACTGCACCCGATGCGCCGCCCGGCCCACCGTTGCAGGTAGGGATGGTTACCTCGGTTGAACCGGGGATCTATTTGCCGGAGTGGGGTGGGGTGCGGATCGAGGATTTGGTGTTGATTACCGAAGAGGGATGTGAGCTGTTGTCACACGCCGCCCGATGA